GAGTTGGGGGCAGTTCAGTGGCTTACCATGGATCATGGGTAGAAATGGATAAGCGCCGCGGCAGTCTGAGGAGGCCTTAAAACCTTTGGTATCTAGCCATTGATAAGCGAAATCATTCATTTGCCAACCCGCTGCACCATGAATGGTGCAGGGTTTACCGAGAATATCTTCGATACGTTGCAAGGCTTTATTCATGAGCTCCAGCGTGTGGGCGTTACTTGCTTCTTTAATGCCATCTTGCCAGGTAATGTGATCCCAAGTGTGGATACCCACATCAAAACCTTGGGCTGCGGTATGTTGAATAATGGAACGTGCTCTTACACCAATATCAGGGGCAGGCAGAAGGGTCCCGTAGAGGAGCGTTTTGAGGCCGTAATGATCGAATACTGAGGTGCGCGAAACTTTATTTAAAAAGCCAGGCCTGAACACTCTTTTAATGGCGCGACCCGTGTTATCAGGGCCAAGGCTAAACAAAAATGTGGCAGGTACCTTGTGTGCGTTGAAACATTTCAGGAGGTTGGGCACCCCCTCTAACGTCCCCCTTAGCGTATCCACATCGATCTTTAATATTATTTTTGCTGTCATAGTTGTGACTATGGCTAATTTTTCTCGGATAAGCAACCCCCGAGGCATGATAGAATAGAGGGCTATATATTATTGGATCCACTTATTATGGCACGACAACTTCGTAATATTGCAATTATCGCTCACGTTGACCACGGTAAAACCACCCTGGTGGACAAGTTATTACAACAATCAGGTACCTTCGCTGCCCACCAATCGGTATCTGAGCGGGTAATGGATAGTAACGATCTTGAAAAAGAACGTGGGATTACGATCTTAGCTAAAAACTGTGCTGTGGAGTATGAAGGCACGCATATTAATATCGTGGATACCCCAGGACACGCCGACTTCGGTGGTGAAGTAGAACGAGTGCTGTCCATGGTGGATGGGGTGCTGTTACTGGTGGATGCCGTGGAAGGACCGATGCCGCAAACCCGTTTTGTGACGAGAAAAGCCCTGGCGCAGGGCTTAAAACCCATTGTGGTGGTGAATAAAATTGATCGCCCGGGTGCACGGCCAGATTGGGTGGTAAATCATACCTTTGATTTATTTGATAAGCTGGGCGCTACGGAAGAGCAACTGGATTTTCCCGTGGTCTACGCCTCAGCACTGCAAGGCTACGCCACCTTAGATCCAGCTCAATCAGCCACTGACATGAGAGCACTCTTTGATGCCGTGGTGAAATATGTGCCCGAGCGCCCAGGTAACCCAGAAGGATCCTTACAATTACAAATTATCTCTCTTGATTACTCGAGTTTTGTGGGCCGTATTGGTATTGGCCGCATTCACCGTGGCCGCATCAAGCCTAATCAGGAAGTGATGGTCATGCGCGGTCCTGATTCTACGCCTAAAAAAGCCAAAGTGAACCAAGTGTTGGGCTTTAAGGGACTGGAGCGTGTTCAGTTTGAGGTGGCTGAAGCGGGGGATATTGTGTTAATCAATGGTATTGAAGACATTGGTATTGGAGTCACCATTACCGATGTCAGTCAACCGGAGGCATTACCTATGCTGGCCGTTGATGAGCCTACTTTGACCATGAATTTTCAGGTAAATACCTCGCCCTTTGCTGGACAAGAGGGTAAGTTTGTGACAAGCCGTCAACTGCGTGAGCGGTTAGATCGTGAGTTATTAAGTAATGTGGCGCTACGAGTAGAAGACACGGATGATACTGACGTCTTTTTAGTGTCCGGGCGTGGTGAATTGCATTTAACGATTCTGTTAGAAAACATGCGTCGTGAGGGTTATGAATTGGCCGTCTCACGCCCTCGCGTGTTACTAAAAGAAGTGAATGGTCAAAAATGTGAGCCCTTTGAAATGCTGACCGTGGATGTGGAAGAAACACATCAGGGGCCTGTTATGCAGGCCTTAGGGGAAAGACGGGGCGACTTACAGGACATGCAGTCCGATGGCCGTGGTCGTGTGCGGTTAGATTACCGTATCCCTGCCCGCGGATTAATTGGTTTTCAATCGGAGTTTTTAACGCTCACCCGCGGTACTGGTTTAATCAGCCACGTGTTTGATGATTATGATCAAATGAAGCCAGATATTCCAGCTCGCCATAACGGGGTATTGATTTCCGCTGAGCAGGGTGAGGCTGTGGCCTATGCTCTATGGAAATTGCAAGATCGGGGCCGCATGTTTGTGGTGCCAGGAGATCGAGTTTATGAGGGCATGATTATTGGTATTCACAGTCGTGACAATGATTTAATTGTGAACCCGGTTAAAACCAAACAATTGACCAACATCAGAGCGGCTGGAAAAGATGAGGCCGTGATTTTAAATGCCCCCGTTGTACTGACTTTGGAGTCGGCCATTGAATTTATTGCCGATGATGAATTGGTGGAGATTACCCCTGATAGTATACGTTTAAGAAAACGCTACTTGCTCGAGCATGACCGTAAAAAAGCAGCAAGAGGCGCTGAGTAAAATCCTATATTAACCCTCTCACTCTATTAGGATTAAGGGAGTTTTAGTGGCTAAGATTATTGGTTTTGCAGGCTATTCTGGTTCTGGAAAAACGACACTCATTGAGCAATTGATACCCCTCTTGGTGGCAAGGGGTTTACGGGTATCAGTGATTAAGCATGCTCACCATCGCTTTGACATTGATGTGCCCGGCAAAGACTCCTGGCGTCACCGCGAAGCGGGGGCCACGGAAGTATTAGTGTCCTCCAGTCATCGCTGGGTGCTGATGCATGAGTTGCGCCATGAAGTGGAGCCTGACCTGGATCAATTACTGGCTAAGCTTACGGATCCTGACATTGTTATTGTAGAAGGCTTTAAGACCCATCCCATCAAGAAAATCGAAGTATGGCGAGAGAGTACTGGGCACCCTCGGATTGCGCCAACGGATCCCTTTGTGGTGGCTATTGCCAGTGACCAGAACACCACGGATAATTTAATTCAACTTGATATTAATCAGCCCCAAGCCATTGTAGATTTTATTTTAGAAATGACTTAACTCATCAAGGTTATTACACCATGAATGTTACCGTTAAATATTTTGCGTCCCTAAGGGAAAAACTAAACCTCTCTGAAGAGCAATTAACGCTACCTCAGGGGGTTAATCAGGGTGATCAATTAAAAGCTTTTTTATGTTTGAGGGGCCCGCAATGGCAGAAAGTATTTCAGGAGACAGGCCCCTTACAAATCGCTATTAATCAAGAAAGAGCTTCATGGCAGGATATTTTTTCTGATAATGATGAAATAGCTCTTTTCCCGCCCGTCACAGGAGGGTAAACTGTGTCTGTTAGGATCCAAACCAATTCCTTTGATTTAGGGGTTGAAGTTAACGCACTCAAGGCCGGACATCACCAAGTAGGTGCCGTGGTGGGCTTTGTGGGGTCGGTGAGGGAGATGGGGACACTGGGTCAACTCACTCATCTTGAGGTGGAGTATTATCCTGGTATGACAGAAAAGTCCATGGTTAGCCTAGAGAATGAAGCTCGTTCTCGTTGGTCACTCATCGACACATTAATGATTCATCGAGTGGGACGCCTTGCGGTGGCTGAGGATATTGTGTGTGTGGTGGTATTAAGTGAGCATCGCGTTGAGGCCTTTGAGGCCGCTCAGTTTCTTATGGATGCCTTAAAGTCCACGGTGCCTTTTTGGAAAAAAGAAGTGACCCAGGATCAAGAGAAGTGGGTAGATGCAAAACACAGTGATGAAGTAGCCTATTTACGTTGGGGTCAGAGCTAAGCCATGCGGTTCATTTATTTTACATGCTGTATATTAGGATTAAGTAGCTGTGCGGTTGGGCCGGACTTTAAGAGTCCTGCTGCACCACAGGTTATTTCCTACGTTAAAGAAGGGAATCCCTCTGCCATTTCGGCGAATGAGAAGGATACTCATGGCGCTACCCAACATTTATCAGAGGCCAGCGTTAAAAAAGAATGGTGGCAAGCCTTTGGTAACGAGCAGTTAAACCAGATGGTACAAGTGGCTCTTCATCACAATCCCAACTTAGAGTCCTTACAACAAACTCTGGTGAGCGCTACGCAAAATGCACTGGCTCTTGATCGATCCTTATCCTTGCCTGGTGTGAACGCCAATCTCTCTGAAACCAAACAGCGTTTTAATCCGGCATCCTTCGGTCAACCCAGTCCACCTAGTATTTTTAGTTTAACTAATGCCTCGGTCAACGTTGCTTATAATTTAGATTTATTTGGCGGAGTGCGCCGACAATTGGAAGCCAGTTATGCCGAGGCGCAAAGTCAAGCGTACACCTATGAAGCTGCAAAAATAACGTTGATTGCTAATGTGATTACCACCGCTATATCGCGGGCGCAAGTGAAGAATCAACTGGTACTCACCCGTACCATGATTCAGCAGCAGGAGGAGCTCTTCGGCATCACCAAAACACGTTATCAGTTAGGAGCTCTCTCGCCATCGGACGTGGCGAGCGCCAAGGAGTCCCTCGCGCAAATGAGACAGTCGTTGCCTGCGTTGATCAGCCGTTATCAGCGTCTTGATCATCAGTTAGCAGTTTATTTAGGGCAAACTCCAGCACAAAGTCGGTTGGCTGATCTTGATCTGTCAACTATACAACTACCGCAAGACCTCCCTTTATCAGTGCCTTCAACGCTTATTCGCCAACGCCCTGATATTTTAAATGCCGAGGCACTTCTTCATGCGGCCACGGCGCAAGTGGGGGTGGCTCTCTCCGGTGAATACCCCAATATCACGTTAAATGCCACCTACGGCACACTCTCAGCTAACCCCAACTCCATCTTTTCTAGAAATTCAGCGGTGTGGAGCTTGTCCTCTGGTATCGTCCAGCCATTATTTCACGGTGGGGCCTTAGAAGCGCAAACGGCGGCTGCTAAAGCCTCCTTAAAAAGTGCAGCCTTAACCTATCAACAAACGGTGTTGAATGCTTTCCAGAATGTGGCTGATAGCCTGACTACCCTTGAAGCGGACGGGCAAAATCTAGACCAAAGCCACCAAAGCTTTGAAGCTACCCTGGAGGAATTGAGTGTGATGCAAACGCAGTTTGAGACGGGGTCCATGAGCTATATTCAATTGCTGAATGCAAAACTTCATCAAGAACAATCTGCAATTGGTTTACTGCAGGCGCAAGCGGATCGCCTGAATGATACGGCGGCTTTTTTCTTGGCCTTGGGTGGCGGATGGAATAGCGACACGCTTTCTTCTAAACAATAACTTATTCGGTATTGAAGAGAAAAACAATGGACAGTCAACAGGGCACAAAGCAATCTTTAACCAGACGACGCATGATGATCATGTTAATTTTCGTGGTCATTTTAATGGGTGCTATCGTTGGGTTTAATTTATTCAAACAATATGCCATCAAAAAATACATGAGTGCTGCGGGGGTTCCTGCGCAAAGTGTTACAGCCATGAGGGTGTCTACTAGTCAATGGGTCCCTACTGTGGAAGAGGTAGCAAGCTTAAGAGCTCTGCACGGTGTCACCCTCAGTACTGAGTCGGCGGGCCTCATTAAACAGGTGTTGTTTCATTCCGGTCAACGAGTAAAAGAGAAGCAAATCTTAGTGGTGATCAATAATGATAACGAGTTAGCGCAATTACAAGTGCTAAAAGCGGCTCTCAATTTAGCCAAACTCGTTCTTGAGAGAGATCGCAAACAATATCGCGTCAAAGCCATCAGTTTGTTACAACTTCAAAATGATGAGGCGGATTATCACAGTAAACTCGCGCAGGTAGCTGCGCAAAAGGCCTTGGTGGAGAAAAAAATCATCCGTGCCCCCTTTGCAGGACGAGTGGGTATTACTTCGGTAAATCCCGGGCAATATGTTAATGTGGGGGATAAAATTGTGAATTTAGAGCAAACATCTCCTCTGTTAGCTGATTTTAACGTTCCGCAATCGCTGTTAAGTGTGCTCAAAGTCAAACAGAGTATTTCAGTGACCACCGATGTGTGGCCTAACACCACTTTTAAGGGTGAAATTGATGCCTTAAGTTCTGATATTGATCAGGCTACCCGCAATATTGCTATCCAAGGAGTTATCCATAATGTGCAGGAACGCCTATTGCCTGGCATGTTTGTGATGATTCATTGGCAATATGGTGAGCCTCGGAATTACCTTACTCTGCCACAAAGTGCCATTAGCTTTAACCCTTACGGAGCCACGGTGTTTGTGGTGAAGGAGGGGGCAGCAGGTAAGGCCACCGCCGAGCAGGTATTTGTGACCACCGGGGCCACAAGAGGCGATCAAATTGCCGTTCTCTCAGGCTTGAAGCCAGGCGATTTAGTGGTGACGAGCGGGCAATTAAAGTTAAAAACAGGGATTCCTGTGACTGTCTCTCACCTTGTTGAGCCAGCCAATAATCCCGCCCCCACACCACAAGAACATTAATAGGATTGCAATAATGTCTTTTACAGATATTTTTATACGAAGACCCGTTTTGTCAGTGGTGGTGAGTTGTTTTATTCTGGTATTGGGTTTGCGTTCTATTTTTGGTTTACCCGTTAACCAATATCCGCGGACACAAAATGCTGTGGTTACCATTACCACTAATTATTTTGGCGCTGATGCCAGAACCGTGGCCGGTTTCATCACCCAGCCCCTAGAGTCCGCCATTGCGCAAGCTCAGGGGATAGATTATTTGTCCTCAAACAGTTTATTAGGGACCTCCATCATTACCGCCACACTGCGTCTTAATTACGATCCAAATAAAGCGCTAACAGAGATCAACACTCAGGTAAACACCGTACTGAATCAATTGCCAACGGGTACTCAGCAACCGGTGTTATCCGTCAAAATTGGCGAAACCATTGACTCGATGTATATGGGTTTTTACAGTGATGTATTGCCCACTAATAATGTTACGGATTTTTTATTACGGGAAGTGAAGCCCCAACTAGATTCTATTGAAGGCGTGCAAACCGCAGAGATTTTAGGCGCGCGTAATTTTGCGCTACGGGCGTGGTTGATTGATAGCAAGATGGCAGCCACTGGGGTGAGTGCGGCAGAGGTGGCCGCAGCCTTAGCTGCTAACAATTACTTGGCTGCGATTGGGTCATCCAAGGGACAGGCCGTCAGTATTGATTTAACGGCGAATACCGATTTACACAGTGTAGAGGAATTTAACAATCTGATTGTCAAACAATCGGGTAATACCATTGTGCGATTGAAGGATGTGGCCAAGGTAGTGTTAGGCGCTGATAACTACGATTTTAATGTGGCCTTTGATGGTCAGAAATCTGTATTTATCGGCATTAAAGTGGCGCCTAATGCCAATGTGCTCGATGTAGCCCAGCGTGTGCGTAAAGTGTTCCCCTCTATTAAAGCTAAACTGCCCACCGGGCTCACTGGCAATATTGTCTATGATTCCACTCAATATATTACAACCTCCATACATGAGGTAGCGAAAACCCTCATTGAGGCCTTAATTATTGTGACTTTAGTGATTTTTGTGTTCTTAGGAAATCTGCGGGCGGTAGTCATTCCTGTGGTGGCTATGCCCTTATCCTTAATCGGCACCTTTTTGGTTATGTTAATCTTGGGTTACTCCATTAACCTCTTAACGTTACTTGCCTTGGTTCTTGCCATCGGTCTTGTGGTGGATGACGCCATTATTGTGGTAGAAAACGTCGATCGCCATATGAATGAGGAAGGCAAGTCTGCTTGGGAGGCCTCGCTCTTAGCAGCCAGGGAATTGGGAGGACCCATTTTAGCGATGACGGTTGTGCTCATAGCAGTCTATATTCCCATTGGTTTTCAAGGAGGGTTAACGGGGGCACTATTTACCGAGTTTGCTTTTACCCTAGCTGGGGCGGTGACTGTCTCTGGGATTATTGCACTTACTCTCTCGCCCATGATGTGCTCTAAATTTTTTACCAATAACCAGCATGGTAACGCCTTTGCCCATTGGATTGACCGTCAGTTTGAAAGGGTTCATCAAGGCTATCAGCGGGTGTTAACGGCGCTGTTAAAAACCGAGTCAGTTCTTGTGGTCATGGGGGTATTATTATTGCTTGGCGCGGTCTATTTATTTATGACCTCCGCGAAGGAGTTGGCGCCCACGGAAGACCAAGGTATTGTTCTCTACTCCATGACCGGGCCTCCTAACCCCTCCTCCGATGAGATGCAACACTATGCTGATGAATTGCATCGTATTGCCAAAACCGAACCCGAGTATATGCAAATGTTTCAAATAACGGGCTCACCTGTGATTAATCAGGGTATTGGTGGAGTGGTATTTAAACCTTGGGACCAACGTAAGAGGAGCGCTGAGGTCTTGCAAAAAGACCTGCAAATGAAATGGGGTGCTTTACCAGGAGCTCGGGTGGCGGCCTTTCAGTTTCCGCCATTGCCCGGCACTCAAGGGCTACCCGTCCAGTTTGTGATTAACACCACCGATTCTTTTGCTAATTTAAATGAAGTCGCACAAAAAGTGTTGGATGAGGCCAGAAATAGTGGGATGTTTTTCTTCATTGATAAGGATCTTAAAATTGATAAGCCCCAGTCTACCTTTGTGGTGGACCGAAATATGGCGAGTAATCTTGGGTTAACGCAAAAGGATATTGCCACGACTTTAAATAGTGCGTTGGGAGCAGGCTATATAAATTACTTTTCAATAGAAGGACGCTCCTACAAAGTGATCCCGCAGGTGGAGCAGGTGGAGCGTCTTAATCCTGACCAGTTGTTAGATTTACACTTTAAAACGGCCAGTGGCCAAATGGTCAGTGCCCGCTCCATTGGTAAAATGACCCAAGAGGTAGTGCCTGAGGTGGTGAGCCACTTTCAGCAACTCAATGCTACCACCATTGCCGGAGTTGCGACGCCCTTTGTCACCCAAGATCAAGTCTTAGCGTTCCTTAAAAAAACCACCTTAAAATATGCGCCCTCAGGATACAACATTGATTATTCTGGCGCCTCAAGACAATATGTGAAGGAGTCAGGAAGTTTTGTTGTGACGTTACTTTTTGCTGTATTAATGGTGTATTTAGTGTTATCAGGGCTCTTTGAGAGCTTTAGAGACCCCATAGTGATTCTCTTTTCAGTGCCCATGGCTTTATTTGGCGCATTAATTTTTATTAATTTAGGCGTCACCACTTTAAACATTTATACCCAGGTTGGGCTAGTTACCCTAATGGGACTCATTAGTAAACATGGAATTTTAATTGTGCAGTTTGCCAATCAAAAACAACAGGAAGGCCTGTCTAAACTAGACGCGATAATTAGTGCTGCTACTATTCGTTTGCGACCTATTTTAATGACCACCGCGGCCATGGTGTTAGGGGTGTTACCCCTAGTGATAGCCAGCGGTGCCGGGGCGGCTGGGCGCCGGGCCATGGGAATTGTGATTTTTTCAGGGCTATCCATTGGCACGTTATTTACGTTATTTGTGGTGCCTGCGGTATATTTGGTCCTGGCTCAAACGCACCAAAGGGCACAGGACTAAGTCCTACTATTTATCCACAAAGGCGCGTTCGATCACGTAGTCACCAGGCTCTCCAACGCCTTGAGAGATATTGAAACCCCGCTCATCAAGAAGCTTTGAGATGTCTTTGAGCATGCCTGGACTGCCACAAATCATTGCTCGGTCAACCTGTGGGTCAAGGGCTGGTAGGCCAATATCCTTGAATAATTGTCCCGTTTCAATGAGGGTAGTGACGCGTCCTGTGGTCTCAAACTCTTCCCGTGTGACAGTGGGGTAGTAAATCAGTTTTTGTCTAACCTCTTCACCAAAGAACTCATTGTTAGGTAGCTCATGCTTGATGAAGTCGCGATAAGCGAGCTCCGATACTTGCCTCACGCCATGCACGAGAATCACTTTATCAAAACGCTCATAGGTTTCAGGGTCTTTAATAATACTCATAAAGGGCGCCAACCCCGTGCCGGTAGCAAAGAGATACACATGTTTACCAGGCAGTAGATCATGAATGACAAGGGTGCCAACCGGTTTTTTACTAACGAGCACACTGTCGCCCACTTGAATGTGCTGTAGGCGTGACGTTAATGGACCATTGGGCACTTTGATACTGAGAAACTCTAAATGCTCTTCATAATTGGCACTCGCAATACTATAGGCGCGGGTTAAGGGTTTCCCCTCCACCTCAAGGCCGATCATAACAAAATGCCCGTTTTCAAAACGAAGCCCTGCATCACGGGTTGTGGTAAAACTAAATAGTGTGTCGTTCCAATGATGAACTGAAAGTACTTTTTCTGTGCCAAAAGCTGCCATAATTTAAATAACTGAATGATTAATAAATAGAATTCAACATTATAATAGTAATTAACTTTCCAATAAAGAACGATTCC
This sequence is a window from Ferrovum sp. JA12. Protein-coding genes within it:
- a CDS encoding polysaccharide deacetylase family protein, translating into MTAKIILKIDVDTLRGTLEGVPNLLKCFNAHKVPATFLFSLGPDNTGRAIKRVFRPGFLNKVSRTSVFDHYGLKTLLYGTLLPAPDIGVRARSIIQHTAAQGFDVGIHTWDHITWQDGIKEASNAHTLELMNKALQRIEDILGKPCTIHGAAGWQMNDFAYQWLDTKGFKASSDCRGAYPFLPMIHGKPLNCPQLPTTLPTLDELIGLNQLDASNVAQHILSHTETSDKALEVFTLHAELEGMKLLSVLDQLITGWKKQKYTFVTMSDYASQITDPLPWCEINWAEVPGRSGSLMCQNTNNHLISILGG
- the typA gene encoding translational GTPase TypA yields the protein MARQLRNIAIIAHVDHGKTTLVDKLLQQSGTFAAHQSVSERVMDSNDLEKERGITILAKNCAVEYEGTHINIVDTPGHADFGGEVERVLSMVDGVLLLVDAVEGPMPQTRFVTRKALAQGLKPIVVVNKIDRPGARPDWVVNHTFDLFDKLGATEEQLDFPVVYASALQGYATLDPAQSATDMRALFDAVVKYVPERPGNPEGSLQLQIISLDYSSFVGRIGIGRIHRGRIKPNQEVMVMRGPDSTPKKAKVNQVLGFKGLERVQFEVAEAGDIVLINGIEDIGIGVTITDVSQPEALPMLAVDEPTLTMNFQVNTSPFAGQEGKFVTSRQLRERLDRELLSNVALRVEDTDDTDVFLVSGRGELHLTILLENMRREGYELAVSRPRVLLKEVNGQKCEPFEMLTVDVEETHQGPVMQALGERRGDLQDMQSDGRGRVRLDYRIPARGLIGFQSEFLTLTRGTGLISHVFDDYDQMKPDIPARHNGVLISAEQGEAVAYALWKLQDRGRMFVVPGDRVYEGMIIGIHSRDNDLIVNPVKTKQLTNIRAAGKDEAVILNAPVVLTLESAIEFIADDELVEITPDSIRLRKRYLLEHDRKKAARGAE
- the mobB gene encoding molybdopterin-guanine dinucleotide biosynthesis protein B, producing MAKIIGFAGYSGSGKTTLIEQLIPLLVARGLRVSVIKHAHHRFDIDVPGKDSWRHREAGATEVLVSSSHRWVLMHELRHEVEPDLDQLLAKLTDPDIVIVEGFKTHPIKKIEVWRESTGHPRIAPTDPFVVAIASDQNTTDNLIQLDINQPQAIVDFILEMT
- the moaD gene encoding molybdopterin converting factor subunit 1, producing MNVTVKYFASLREKLNLSEEQLTLPQGVNQGDQLKAFLCLRGPQWQKVFQETGPLQIAINQERASWQDIFSDNDEIALFPPVTGG
- a CDS encoding molybdenum cofactor biosynthesis protein MoaE, which translates into the protein MSVRIQTNSFDLGVEVNALKAGHHQVGAVVGFVGSVREMGTLGQLTHLEVEYYPGMTEKSMVSLENEARSRWSLIDTLMIHRVGRLAVAEDIVCVVVLSEHRVEAFEAAQFLMDALKSTVPFWKKEVTQDQEKWVDAKHSDEVAYLRWGQS
- a CDS encoding efflux transporter outer membrane subunit translates to MRFIYFTCCILGLSSCAVGPDFKSPAAPQVISYVKEGNPSAISANEKDTHGATQHLSEASVKKEWWQAFGNEQLNQMVQVALHHNPNLESLQQTLVSATQNALALDRSLSLPGVNANLSETKQRFNPASFGQPSPPSIFSLTNASVNVAYNLDLFGGVRRQLEASYAEAQSQAYTYEAAKITLIANVITTAISRAQVKNQLVLTRTMIQQQEELFGITKTRYQLGALSPSDVASAKESLAQMRQSLPALISRYQRLDHQLAVYLGQTPAQSRLADLDLSTIQLPQDLPLSVPSTLIRQRPDILNAEALLHAATAQVGVALSGEYPNITLNATYGTLSANPNSIFSRNSAVWSLSSGIVQPLFHGGALEAQTAAAKASLKSAALTYQQTVLNAFQNVADSLTTLEADGQNLDQSHQSFEATLEELSVMQTQFETGSMSYIQLLNAKLHQEQSAIGLLQAQADRLNDTAAFFLALGGGWNSDTLSSKQ
- a CDS encoding efflux RND transporter periplasmic adaptor subunit, coding for MDSQQGTKQSLTRRRMMIMLIFVVILMGAIVGFNLFKQYAIKKYMSAAGVPAQSVTAMRVSTSQWVPTVEEVASLRALHGVTLSTESAGLIKQVLFHSGQRVKEKQILVVINNDNELAQLQVLKAALNLAKLVLERDRKQYRVKAISLLQLQNDEADYHSKLAQVAAQKALVEKKIIRAPFAGRVGITSVNPGQYVNVGDKIVNLEQTSPLLADFNVPQSLLSVLKVKQSISVTTDVWPNTTFKGEIDALSSDIDQATRNIAIQGVIHNVQERLLPGMFVMIHWQYGEPRNYLTLPQSAISFNPYGATVFVVKEGAAGKATAEQVFVTTGATRGDQIAVLSGLKPGDLVVTSGQLKLKTGIPVTVSHLVEPANNPAPTPQEH
- a CDS encoding efflux RND transporter permease subunit; translated protein: MSFTDIFIRRPVLSVVVSCFILVLGLRSIFGLPVNQYPRTQNAVVTITTNYFGADARTVAGFITQPLESAIAQAQGIDYLSSNSLLGTSIITATLRLNYDPNKALTEINTQVNTVLNQLPTGTQQPVLSVKIGETIDSMYMGFYSDVLPTNNVTDFLLREVKPQLDSIEGVQTAEILGARNFALRAWLIDSKMAATGVSAAEVAAALAANNYLAAIGSSKGQAVSIDLTANTDLHSVEEFNNLIVKQSGNTIVRLKDVAKVVLGADNYDFNVAFDGQKSVFIGIKVAPNANVLDVAQRVRKVFPSIKAKLPTGLTGNIVYDSTQYITTSIHEVAKTLIEALIIVTLVIFVFLGNLRAVVIPVVAMPLSLIGTFLVMLILGYSINLLTLLALVLAIGLVVDDAIIVVENVDRHMNEEGKSAWEASLLAARELGGPILAMTVVLIAVYIPIGFQGGLTGALFTEFAFTLAGAVTVSGIIALTLSPMMCSKFFTNNQHGNAFAHWIDRQFERVHQGYQRVLTALLKTESVLVVMGVLLLLGAVYLFMTSAKELAPTEDQGIVLYSMTGPPNPSSDEMQHYADELHRIAKTEPEYMQMFQITGSPVINQGIGGVVFKPWDQRKRSAEVLQKDLQMKWGALPGARVAAFQFPPLPGTQGLPVQFVINTTDSFANLNEVAQKVLDEARNSGMFFFIDKDLKIDKPQSTFVVDRNMASNLGLTQKDIATTLNSALGAGYINYFSIEGRSYKVIPQVEQVERLNPDQLLDLHFKTASGQMVSARSIGKMTQEVVPEVVSHFQQLNATTIAGVATPFVTQDQVLAFLKKTTLKYAPSGYNIDYSGASRQYVKESGSFVVTLLFAVLMVYLVLSGLFESFRDPIVILFSVPMALFGALIFINLGVTTLNIYTQVGLVTLMGLISKHGILIVQFANQKQQEGLSKLDAIISAATIRLRPILMTTAAMVLGVLPLVIASGAGAAGRRAMGIVIFSGLSIGTLFTLFVVPAVYLVLAQTHQRAQD
- a CDS encoding ferredoxin--NADP reductase, whose product is MAAFGTEKVLSVHHWNDTLFSFTTTRDAGLRFENGHFVMIGLEVEGKPLTRAYSIASANYEEHLEFLSIKVPNGPLTSRLQHIQVGDSVLVSKKPVGTLVIHDLLPGKHVYLFATGTGLAPFMSIIKDPETYERFDKVILVHGVRQVSELAYRDFIKHELPNNEFFGEEVRQKLIYYPTVTREEFETTGRVTTLIETGQLFKDIGLPALDPQVDRAMICGSPGMLKDISKLLDERGFNISQGVGEPGDYVIERAFVDK